In the Commensalibacter nepenthis genome, TGTAATCCATTGCCGTGTTGCTTCTTCTGCTCTGGTTTCCACGACCATACGATATTCACCACGTAAAGAAAGCTGTGCTAAATAAGGATACCCTGGAAATCCAATCCCTTCTTCAAATAAAGTTGTCATTGGATCGTTGGTTACATTAAAATTACGGAATTGATCTGTAAAAAGACTGTCACTGACCAGCGAATAATCGTCTTCATCGCTTCCACCCACAATCCCATCTGGCGCATCGTAAGGTGCAAAAAGATCGTGTTTATTAATCGGATTATTTTTTCTGGTCTCAGAAATATAAATTTCTCTTAATTTAGTTTTTTTTACCATTACTTCTTTTCTCGACTATTTAAAAAAATCACAAGGAACAAATACAAGCATTTTTACATTCACCCAGCTATTTTGAAATGCGTAATAAATTTGCCAAAGACGGCATCTTTGGTAAGCCTTTTTTAATGGCTATAAATGCAAAAGCGCCCGATGCTGCATCGACCTGATCGTCATGACCGCCTTTTGGAAAACAGCTTAACTCTTCTAAAAAAGCTCTATTCCAAGGGGCGCGGATTAATGCAATATTTCCTATATTGATTTGTGCTGCGAAAGGCTCTGCTCGGGTTGCTTTATCCCCTGTTTCTCTTACTGACTGAATTTTATACCCAGCCAATAATTTCGTGTAATATTGCACCTGAGCAACCCCTGCTTGACCAGGGTCTTGAGGCAACACAATATGCACGTCATATCCATCCTGGCTGGCCACAGCCATCACAGTTTTCTCTACCTCATCAGGGCGACCACGAAACCTTACAACATCAAGGATCGTATATCCATCATCCTCATTTCGTTGCATTTTAACCCCCACCGTCCAATCGGGGTTATAGCTTCCTGTTGCTTTACTGGCGGCAAAATCCCACCGTCTAACTACCTTAAGCGCTTTGGGCGCTGCATCAATAATAGGAACCCGTTGTATTTTGAAAAATGAACCTGTTGATACCGTTGGTACCCCTTGATACAAAGCCATCCAATCTCGTTCGCCAACAGCTTTTTCGATTTGAGTTAATTCTTTGTCACCAAAAACTTGCCCCCATAAAGGTGCATTCACAGACCGACCTAAAAGATCATTATCCATTGCCCTAGCTGGTAAATGCAAAACATCCCAAGCCTCGCCCGTACCATTTTCCATTTCATTTAGTAACCGCCCCGCAAGGTCATCCACATGCCAACGTGTTAAAACCAGAATAATCGCACCACCTGGCATAATCCTTGTTCGTAAAACGGATTTATACCAATCCCAGACATTCTCTCTGATAACTTCACTTTCTGCATCTTGACGGTCTTTGATTGGGTCATCAATAATCGCAAGATCACCACCATAACCCGTCATCGCCCCACCAACCCCAGCTGAAAGAAAAATACCACGCTGATTGGTTTCCCATAAATCCTTTGCTTTGCTGTCCGAAGACAAAGCAACCGTTGGAAAAATGTTTTTAAATAAAGAGGAACTAACAATATTACGCACATCCCTACCAAAACTATCTGACAATTTTGCAGAATAGCTGGCAAGAATCAGTTGTTTGGTTGGATTACGTCCCAAAAACCATGCAGGAAAGCGTTTAGACGTTAATTCACTTTTCCCATGCCTTGGGGGCATAAAAACCATTAACCGTGTGATTTTTCCTTGTTCCACCGCTTCCAGTTTCTGACATAAAAGACGATGGTGAGAACCAACACAATAATCTTGTTTTGTATAAGTGGTAAAATCAATCAAATGCGTTCGGGCTAATTGCCGTTTTGCGAGCTCACGACGGGCTGCCTGCCTTGCTTGCGCCGATAAAGATTTGCAGCTCTTCATCACTCATCTCCTCTGGACGCTTTAAATTAGTTACTTCTAGTTTTGACTCTGTTAATTTTGCGTGAAGATACGGTGCAACTTTATATGCCACATTCAACGCCAAATCATAATTTTCCTCTTCAAGGCTTTTATTCATGATAAAAATCATGACTTCTAAAGGTGTTTTTTGTGTTTTGGAAATAGATTTTCTTAATATTTTCTTGGTTGGTTCTTTAGATATTCCTTTATCAATCATTACATTCAACCTGTGATTTTAATTACTAATAGTATTATTTCGACCTTGATTTAAAATATTACTAGAATTGGAAGCATATGCGTTTCCAAAAACCTTCCAGCCTCTAGTATCTTGATCCAACGTAATGCCGACTGCATATTTTCTAATAATATTATTGCTAATAATATTTGTATCTAATCCTTGCGGTGATGCGCGATGCATCATAATTGCATATCCAGAACCATTACCTTCAAATTGATTGCCTGTAATAATATATCCATCAATATAAGCATTACATGCAATACCAAAAGTATTCATATACCTTGTAAAAACAAGATTATTACTGAATAAAAAACATGTTGTCCCCCCATCAAAAAGTACAGCACAGTAATAACAATCAAACTGAGAATTTGTGATACCAATTTGATAGCCATTATCAGGAACATACACTCCCGTTTGACAATTAGTAAAATTAGATTGTGAAATTGTTAAACCCTGAGTATCTATCTTATTTTCGACGCCGCGCATTAGGCGTAAAAAGATACAATCTGTAATATTCGTAACAATAGAATTAACTGTATTCGAATCATAGTGCTGTGAAAGAACTGAAACTCCAACGGAATAGTTAGAATTATTGTCGTTATTACCAATAAAATCACAATCCACGATATTATTAAAAGAAATTCCAATCATAGTTAAACAACTAACCCACCCAGCATTACCCGATGCTTGCCCGCCGTAACCAGTTATTGCCACTCCACGCATGGATAAATAACCACCAAAAATATTAGAACTATTATTGACTATATTAAGACAGGTACTCCTACTGTTACCTTTGGTTACCAAGCTCAAGTCATAGATATTATATCGGGAAGATCCATTACCAATATCTGTATGTGACAAACCAATACCCGCACCACTTCCCTGATCATTCCATAGAAGTCTAGTAACTCCTTTACCCTGCCCCCGAATTGTAATCGACTGGTTGACATTCGCAATTTTTCTTGAATTTAATTGAACTATTAAATAAATAAATGCCTGCCCCAAATTCAATAACTGCATTTGCCATAGCTATTTCAGCTACAATTTTATTCCATATAGCAGTACAATCGACTGCTCCGTTCGATATTGCTCCGTAATCATCGAAATAATATGTTTTCATTTTTTTCCTTTACATATTTTATAATAAAAAAGGCGAACATAATTCTTATTACATTCGCCATGAATTGATTCATTAAAGTTAATTTTGTTTTCTTAACAACTATTTCTATTTTAGTGTTTCATTCAATAACGGAAAATATACAACGATACACACTTGGCTTTAACCCAACAATTCTCGTAAATACTCTGGTAAATGCGCCCTCATCTCTATATCCAACATTATAAGCAATTTTATGAATTGGCATATGCGTGAATTGCAAGAATAATTGTGATTGATGAACACGGAAACGTTGTAAATATTCAGTCACATTGCAACCTGTTGCTTTAAAAAAACGCCTTTGCAACGTTCGTTTGGTTAATTTTGATACTTCGGATAGTTTTTTTAAAGTGATTTTGTCCCTAATTTTCGTCGTTGAAATCCATCGTTGAACTCTTAAAATATCATTATCCCCATGATAAAAAGACGGCTCAAAAATACTATAATGCCGTTGCTCTCTGGTCGAAGGTTGTATCAAACACATCTTAGCCGTTTCAGACATCACAACTGGACCTAGCAATCGTTTAATCAAACATAGACCCAAATCTGCCCAGCTCAAACCACCACTTGCGGTAATAATATCTATATCATCAATAAGTAGCTGATCAGTGTTGATATGAATTTGAGGAAAGGCTTTTTGTAAAGAATTTGCATATTTCCAATGTGTGGTAACAACTCTATTGGTTAACAATCCCGTTTCACCTAATAAAAAAGCCCCTGTGGAAACAGAGGCCAAAATTGTGCCCTTTTGGTGGTGACACTGCAAAAACTTAATATAGACATCATCCTTTGAAATAGAGGGTATCCCTTGTAAATCAGGCGGGATAATAATTGCAGAAAAATCCCTATTTGGGTGATAGAATTTTAAAAATGCAATATCCGTGTAATCAATTTTATCTTCTAAATCAATAATGCTTACCTTTAAATTAGGCAAACATTGTTCAGTGATTTTCTGAGCCGATTGATTGGCTATGGTAAATAGATCTTTTAATCCCAAAACGCTTGCTTCTTGTGCGCCAGGATAGCGTAAAATACCAATATGTATTGCTTGAAAATTTTTCATTTTTGCCGTCATGATTATATAAATGAGAATGATTACTTAAATAAATAGAGCCCATAAAATTGCTCTATTTTATTTTGCTGAAAATCAGAAAAATATGACATGAATTAATCATCAATTTTCCTGAATATAGACAGGTTTGATGAAAGAAACTGCAAACTAAATCTAAAAATTATATATAAGATCAGGAAGAAATTATTCACAAAACCTGCCATTCATATTTTTGTATATACATACAAAAAACTGGACAATAACCTTTAAACTATTGCTCAAATGACACCTATATGTTTCCATTAGTATAAAATATTTATTTAACACATACATATTCGAAATGACTTGATCAGTTTATATTTATTAAATTATATAACAAATGTACTATTTCAAATAAATCAATAGGATTACTTCATGATTCTCAACAAAATTACGGCATCACTCTTTCTAGGTGGCATAATATTAAGTATTCCAACGCATCTATTGGCGATTGAAACACAATCTGTTTTGCAAAAGAAAACCAACGAACCCTATACCTCTTATTTAAAAGAAAGCAATATGGTAAACAGTATTGCTTTGCTTCCACCACCCCCAAAAGAAAATAGTGCGGCTTTTATCGCCGACCAAGAGGCGTATAAACAAGCATCAACACTTGCTCATACACCCAGATGGGCTGTGGCCCAATCAGATGCAGACCTTAGCGATCATAACATTGGCAAACCATTCTCAAACGTTCTAGGCGTGTCAATTTCCAAGGAAAATACACCAGCCACTTATCATTTAATGCGTAACATAATGGTTGATAGTGGCTTTTTAGGAACCGAAAAAGCCAAAAAATACTATAAACGCATCAGACCTTATGTGTATTATCACGCGCAAACATGCTCACCACAAGATGATAACATCCTAAAACATAATGGTTCTTATCCTTCTGGTCACACTGCTATCGGTTGGGCAACCGCTTTGGTATTTGCAGAAATGTTTCCAGAAAAACAAGATCAAATTTTACGAAGAGGATATGATTTCGGACAAAGCCGAGTGATCTGTGGTGTTCACTGGCAAAGCGATGTTGATGCTGGGCGAATCATTGGTGCAGCCGTTGTCGCAAGGCTGCATGCCAACAAAGAATTTATGCAAGATTTTCAAAAATCAAAAAATGAACTTCTTGCAAAGATGAAATAACAAGAATAGCCCCATTATTAAAATTATAATGGGGCTATTTTCATAAAAATAGAGTATATACTTAACGATTAATCATCGCCATCAATAAGATTTTATTAAAATTTCTTTTGAAAAAAAACAATGTGTTTTATACTCACGCCTATAATAAAGACGCAATGAATACATTGTACAATAAATTTAACACAAGTTTGACAAGAGTGCAAGCCCTTTTAGATCATTTGGCAGAATATTTATCGACACAAGGCTTTAGAATAATTTTGATAACCACGCCCTTTTTGACAAATTTGAGGCATATCTTGTTAAATAATTTCCCAAGAATGGCTGTCATTTAATTGTAGAGTAAGTTCATAGCGCTTTTTTCTTGATGCTATTATCATCCAAGCCATCAATGGTCAAAATGACCTTTGCTTGTAAAGGGCATAATTGCGAAGTTTTACAATATATACGAGATTGTTATAAGGTAACAATCTGTTTGCCCTCTGCATCCCTATTGGGTAATTTATACTATAAAAAGCAATAATAACTTCCAAAAGTTTTTGTTCTGTTTTCCCTATATATAACGTTTTTCAGACGCGGAAAACGGTAAAAATAACGAAATAATACAAATTACTATACTCTTTTCAATCAGTGCGATACTATTTTTTCACTATAACAAACACGCTCAAAAAGTATCATTTTTAACCTTTTATGATAAAGTTTATTTCATAAACACATTTTCATATGCTTCTTCTAATAAAATAAAGGTTGAAAGCACCTGCCCCATCGTATAATGCAAATTTAACTTCATCGCTTGGGAAATGTCTTTTGTGCTCATATTTCCTAGCACGATCATATTTAAAATTTCCCTGTGATAACGCCCCATCTCGTTCCACAATTTAAAGAGTTTCTCATAGGCTTCATGTTGTGCTGCAGAAGGCTCCCAAGAAGACCCTCCCCCATCCCTCATAAAATTCATTTTAGCATATAAATCGCCCGTTTTACCCAAAGCCTTTTCACATAAAATAGCATATTTTTCAGCATAATCTTTTTGCTCTTGGGTAATGGATCCTCTGTTGAACATTTCATCATAAACGGCTTTACGGCGTAAACGCGTCGTCACTTTTTTGGGATTATCAGCATCAATCTTTTTCTCAACTTGATATTCACCCCGCAAATATGGAACAACCATCCCTTGCTTCTTAACAATTTTGGGGAACGTAACCCGTGGTTGCTTTTGGGTATAATTGGTCAATTTATTTCACTCCTCAACAATAAAACGCTTTAATTTTTTTAAAGTAATTTTTGCAATATTTTCATATTACGGGTAACTTTTTCCTGATGATTCATCAGAACATTTTCTACATTATGAGCAGACGGAAAGAATGGCGTTAACACTGCCAATTCTTTACAGGTTTCAGTATTAAAAAGAAGCAAAGGGACGGTTTTAAAAATCGAATGTAAAGATTTTACTTTCAGGTCAAAAACCTCTTTGCTTAGAGGATGAGCAACCGCAAAATTAATAATTTTGAAAAAATCAACAAACACCTTAAAATCAACCGCTGTCTGCGACAACAACTCTAATTGTGCTAAATATTCCTGGACACGTTTTTTTTCAAACAAAGAGGAAAGCGAATCTATTATCAACCCATTATAATCTTGCTCTTCGGGAGTTGGCACAACAGAAAGCCATTTGGGTAACGTTAACAAATGTTGCTTCACATAACCATCATTTATTTTTTCCGAGATCAAACACATAAAATATTCCTATATTCACGTATATCTTTAAAAAGTTGAGCATAACTCAAGATTCTTTTTTTTTTCATCAGTCAGCTTGGATGTTGTTTTGCGCCACTGATTTGCGATCCTGCACCATCGACGCCATGCGGCTGACCAATCCATTTTGATTGCTTCTTTTCCGACTTTTGCATGCCAATAATCGCGAAAATCCTCGGCTAATGTTTCTGGACACAGATCAAGATCAAACGCAAATTGACGACATTGTGCATCCGGATACCAATTTGATGGTAAACGTGAGCCCGAAGCTCCATAAAAATTTTCATCTTTACCCTTGATATCGCCCTTTGTAGGTTCCATATTAGATAAGATGTCTATATTTTGTATTTCATTCGTTATATTTTCATATAAGGAAGAAAAATTTATAACATTTTGTTCTCCTTGATTTTTGTCACGATAACCAGAAGATATTTTTTTATTTTTTAACTGGTTATCGTTTTTTTTATATCGAAGCTCAAAATCGTTATAGTTTGTATTTTGATTGCGTCTCTTTTGCTCTCTTACAATACGACGGCAATATAAAACACCCTCCTCAGTCACAGAGCACACATCATTATCAATCAGTTTTTGTAGTAAACGTTCTGTTCTGTCTTTGCGAATACCAACACGTTTGGCAATATCAACCGCAGTCATCGGACGACCATTAATAACTAAATAGCCAATTTGGTCACTTTTATGCATAATCGCAATTAAATTAATCCACAACCCTTGTGCTGCCAAATCACAGCTTTGTAAATTAATATCATTCAACCACGCATCCCAATAGAATTTTCCCCAACTATACTTAAAACCCATTTTTTCCATGGTGTTTACCTTTAACCACATTTTTATAGGCAATCATTGAATATTCAACATTCCCTCTTTAATTAAACTCGTTCACCCTTGATCTTTAATAATGGACTTCTAAATTCATTAATATCTATATAATAATAAATAATTGTCCATATACAAATAAACATATATTAAATAAACTATTGAATACTTATTGATTAGAATATAAAACTATATTCAACAATAAATTTATGTAAAAACAGAATTTTAATTATATGAGAAAATTTTAAAAAAATTAATTTCACTTTTAATATCTTTAAAATTAAGTTAATTTTTTAAAATACTCTCTTGAATATTTAGAAATACATAATAAATTCTTCATAAACCGATACCTCCTCTATTTGGTATAAATATCTTTAAATAAGTTTTATATTCCGATATAAAAACCTTTTAAAATATTTATAAAGATGAAATTATTAATATTAAGGTGAATAATTGTAATACAAATTACTTTTAAGGTTATTTAACCTTATTGTCAACATTAAATAAGGCTATAAATCCTGATATCTTTTCAACATTCAGCAAATTGACGAACATGAAGAATAAAATCTTACTAGATCAAATTGAAAAATTACTTCGCGAAAAAAAAATAAGTGCCAGAAAAGCCTCTATTAAGGCTGGTGTTGGAGAGGATTTTATCAGAAATTTAAAAAGATATAGTAATATCCCAAAAACAGATAAATTGTTAAAGCTTGCCCAAGCCCTAGATGTGAATGTAAATTACTTCCTTAATGCGGCGCAATGTAATGAGTCAATTTCGCCAGTTGAGGTGAATTCACCGATTCCAATCACAACAATTTACATACGTGGCGAAGTCCAAGCAGGACAGTGGAATACAGCAACAGAATGGACCGAAAACGATTGGATTCCGTTGACCGTTCCTGTTGATCGCCGCTATAAACATTTTACCAGCTTTGCCTTGACTGTCAAAGGCGATTCTATGAATTTATTATACCCCGAAGGTACGATTATAATTGCGGTTAATTTCTCTGATATTGGTCGAAATCCAGAAGACGGGGATTGCGTCATCACAATCAGGAGAGATTCTTTAACCGATTGTTATGAAGCAACACTGAAAATTATCCAAATCAAAGAAGATGGCAGTGTTCTGTTATGGCCCAAAAGCGATAACCCCAATTTTGTCAAACCAATTATTTTGCCAAAAATGACCACAGAATATCAAGGTAATGGTATGGATGGTGATATTGCGTCGACTCCTGATATTACGATTCAAAGCCTCGTAATTGGCAGCTATAATATGGTTGGTAAAATGAATATCAAATAATAATAAACTTCAATGCATTAACTACAATTTAACACGAATAATACCACGAAATCGTAACTATAAAGAACATATTTCAAAACCAATAATGTTATAACATGGTAATGAATATATGACGAATAATAAAAAAGACCTGTATTCTAGTCAAAAGAATACAGGTCTGTTCATTGGTATTTTTTCAGAATAAAATTATTTACCAGTAGCTGATTTTAAATGTTTATTACATTCACTGTAATATCCACCACCTTTTTGAATCCATTTTAAGCCACCATTTTTATTTGATGTTTTATTCAAATGATATTGCTTTTTACAGGTATTCATACGAGCAGTTCCCTCTTTTTCACTGGCAAACTGAGGGTCAATTTTATCAGGGAACACAACATCTCCACTGACAACAGGTGCTTTTTCCACTGCGTCTTTTTTCACAGGCTCTTTTGCTTCATTGGCTGGTTTGTCAGCTTTTGCCGCATTTGCTGCTGGTTTATCAGCAGGGATGGCAGCTTTTTGATCGCAGTTGGCTGCTTTGAATTCTTTAAAATTCTTTTCTTTTAATGTATTGGCCTTTTTAGCAGCACTAAATTGCTCGTAACATGCTTTTCCTTCTGCTGCATGAGCAGAATAAGAAAACCCAACCATCGTGCCGACTGTTAACACAGCAACAGTAGCATAAGATCCTAATATAGAAATTGGGGAAAGGAAATTTTTCATGGATTACCCTTTTAATATGAAAAAAAACTACCGATAAATAATATCCTTTTTAGATAAAGACACTATTCAAACATTCATAAGAATTATGAGTTAATCTGCTCATTATGTAAAGCCATATCCAACCCTTCACGTTCTTCATCTGGCGTCACACGCAAGCCAATGGCTTTATCAATTAATTTTAATAAAACCCAAGAAACCATACCACTCCAAATAATGGTCACCACTACGGCTTCTATTTGAGCAATCACCAATCCAATAGATGCCGAGATTCCTGCTGGATCAGATTCCGTCGCGGATAAAGGACCAAATGCGAATACACCAGTCAGAATAGCACCAATAATGCCACCAATCCCATGCACCCCGAACGCATCCAAAGAATCATCATAGCCTAATTTATGTTTCAGATAAGAACAGCTCCAAAAACAGGCTATTCCACCGATAAAGCCCATTAATAACGCAGGTCCAGGCAACACAAACCCTGCCGCTGGCGTAATCACCACAAGCCCCGCAATAGCACCAGAAACAACTCCTAAAACAGTTGGCTTTTTACGTTTGATCCATTCAATACACATCCAGCCAATACCACCTGATGCGGCGGCAACTTGAGTAACCAACATCGCCATCCCTGCGCGTCCATTTGCCCCTAATGCTGAGCCTG is a window encoding:
- the terL gene encoding phage terminase large subunit, whose product is MKSCKSLSAQARQAARRELAKRQLARTHLIDFTTYTKQDYCVGSHHRLLCQKLEAVEQGKITRLMVFMPPRHGKSELTSKRFPAWFLGRNPTKQLILASYSAKLSDSFGRDVRNIVSSSLFKNIFPTVALSSDSKAKDLWETNQRGIFLSAGVGGAMTGYGGDLAIIDDPIKDRQDAESEVIRENVWDWYKSVLRTRIMPGGAIILVLTRWHVDDLAGRLLNEMENGTGEAWDVLHLPARAMDNDLLGRSVNAPLWGQVFGDKELTQIEKAVGERDWMALYQGVPTVSTGSFFKIQRVPIIDAAPKALKVVRRWDFAASKATGSYNPDWTVGVKMQRNEDDGYTILDVVRFRGRPDEVEKTVMAVASQDGYDVHIVLPQDPGQAGVAQVQYYTKLLAGYKIQSVRETGDKATRAEPFAAQINIGNIALIRAPWNRAFLEELSCFPKGGHDDQVDAASGAFAFIAIKKGLPKMPSLANLLRISK
- a CDS encoding NosD domain-containing protein; translation: MQLLNLGQAFIYLIVQLNSRKIANVNQSITIRGQGKGVTRLLWNDQGSGAGIGLSHTDIGNGSSRYNIYDLSLVTKGNSRSTCLNIVNNSSNIFGGYLSMRGVAITGYGGQASGNAGWVSCLTMIGISFNNIVDCDFIGNNDNNSNYSVGVSVLSQHYDSNTVNSIVTNITDCIFLRLMRGVENKIDTQGLTISQSNFTNCQTGVYVPDNGYQIGITNSQFDCYYCAVLFDGGTTCFLFSNNLVFTRYMNTFGIACNAYIDGYIITGNQFEGNGSGYAIMMHRASPQGLDTNIISNNIIRKYAVGITLDQDTRGWKVFGNAYASNSSNILNQGRNNTISN
- a CDS encoding GlxA family transcriptional regulator; amino-acid sequence: MKNFQAIHIGILRYPGAQEASVLGLKDLFTIANQSAQKITEQCLPNLKVSIIDLEDKIDYTDIAFLKFYHPNRDFSAIIIPPDLQGIPSISKDDVYIKFLQCHHQKGTILASVSTGAFLLGETGLLTNRVVTTHWKYANSLQKAFPQIHINTDQLLIDDIDIITASGGLSWADLGLCLIKRLLGPVVMSETAKMCLIQPSTREQRHYSIFEPSFYHGDNDILRVQRWISTTKIRDKITLKKLSEVSKLTKRTLQRRFFKATGCNVTEYLQRFRVHQSQLFLQFTHMPIHKIAYNVGYRDEGAFTRVFTRIVGLKPSVYRCIFSVIE
- a CDS encoding acid phosphatase; its protein translation is MILNKITASLFLGGIILSIPTHLLAIETQSVLQKKTNEPYTSYLKESNMVNSIALLPPPPKENSAAFIADQEAYKQASTLAHTPRWAVAQSDADLSDHNIGKPFSNVLGVSISKENTPATYHLMRNIMVDSGFLGTEKAKKYYKRIRPYVYYHAQTCSPQDDNILKHNGSYPSGHTAIGWATALVFAEMFPEKQDQILRRGYDFGQSRVICGVHWQSDVDAGRIIGAAVVARLHANKEFMQDFQKSKNELLAKMK
- a CDS encoding LexA family protein, with the translated sequence MKNKILLDQIEKLLREKKISARKASIKAGVGEDFIRNLKRYSNIPKTDKLLKLAQALDVNVNYFLNAAQCNESISPVEVNSPIPITTIYIRGEVQAGQWNTATEWTENDWIPLTVPVDRRYKHFTSFALTVKGDSMNLLYPEGTIIIAVNFSDIGRNPEDGDCVITIRRDSLTDCYEATLKIIQIKEDGSVLLWPKSDNPNFVKPIILPKMTTEYQGNGMDGDIASTPDITIQSLVIGSYNMVGKMNIK